The nucleotide window ATCGGGATCGCCGACGAACGTGCCGAGCGTTTCGATCAGGCTATACAGAATGCCCTTCGCGGCGCCGGACGCAATGCTGCCCGACGATACCTGCTGATCCACGTGACTGAGCGCCGCGTCGAGGTTTTCCAGATCGGGCCGGTCGCCCGTGGGTGGCTTAGGCGTTACGTCTTGCGTCATGATGAAACGTCACTCCTGTTAATGCAGCGGTGAACAAGCCATCCTTTCATATTGTTATATACCGATCGTGCGTTGCCGTCCATTCGTGAACGGGGCGAACGCGATCTGCGTTAAGGCATCCATCGATACATCAGAATTTTCGCGCGGGCATCGTCTTCGAGCAGGACGACGTACTCGCCATTGTCGCGTTGCACCGCGCTGATACCAAGATACACGTCGACCCACCCACTCGTGTTGCCGACGCTCGCACCCGGCGTCATATAGCCGACGGCCTGGCCGGTGCGCGCGTCGTACACATCCACCTTCTGCGTGTACAACTCAGCCACGAAGATGTAGTTGCCTGCCACCGCGACGCCCACGGTCGTCGTTTGCGGATTGCTCTGTGTGTTCCAGGGCAGCGAAATGGTGTACTGCTGCGTCGGCGTGCCGGAACTCCAGTTGTCATAGCGCGCGAGCACCGGCCCCGCCTCTTTCCAATGCGGCGCATCCCACGGAATCGCGCTGGTGAAACCGGAGATGTACATGGTGTCGGTCGCCGCGATATACACGATCCGCGCAATCCGCGTGAACGGTTGCGGCATCGCGAACATCGTCGAGCTGGCGTACGTGTAGATCGGATTACCCACGGAGTCGAGACCCTGCAACGGCATTTCGCGGATGCCGCTCAACGGTGTGGCAAGCCACACATTGCCCGGCGTGTCGACCCACCAGAAACCGTTGCCGACGGTGCTGCCGGTCGAGGGATTGCTGCTGATCTCGCTGGTGTCGACGCTGCCGTTGCCATTGCTGTCGCGCCACAGCCATTCGCCATACGTAGGCTGCGCCGCGGGCCACGTGCCTGGCAGCGGATTTTGCGCGAGCAGGCCGGAGGGAATCGCCACTTCACCGTGCGCGGCGTCGAAGCGATAGACGTTCAGGTAGTGCGCGCCCGGATCGAGCGTGTAGAGAAACGGCTGGCCGTTGATTCTGCGCACCATCGGCTCGCCCCGCACGCCGCGCGGCTCATGAAACGCGGGATCGTCCGGATAGTCGAAACGATCGAGCGTGAAACCCGCGTACGACCATTCGTGGCCGACGGGTTGGCTGTAATCCAGCGTGAAGCGCTTCGAGCCTGTGTAGACGGAATTCGGTGTGGCGGGATCGAAGGCGGCGCTATCGACGAACGTCAGGCCGTACAGGCGCCAATTGAGGGCGTGTGAACTATACACGTAGCTTTCGAGCACCGCGCCCTGTCCAACCGATGCCGATCCGACCGGCCGCGGTCCTTCGCCATTCTGCGCGACATACAGATTGCCCGCGGGATCGACGCCGATGCCCGTCATGCCGTTGAAGCGCCAGTTACCCGGCACGCCCTTGACCGCGTGAAAGATGCCGTTGCGCGTGCCGATCGCCGGGGCGGCCTGCGGTCGACCGTTGGCGTCCTTGTTGAAGACGAGGATCTGTTGCGACGGTCCATTGTCCGCGACGAGGATTTGCCCTGCCGGCGTAACCGCGATGTCAGCCGGCACCGCACCCGCGGGCAGTGGCAATGTGCCGGCGAGCGCGGTGCCATTTGCGGCGTAGTGCTGAATGGTTAGGGTTCCAGAAGAGACGCCGCTCATCACCCACAGCGTCGAGTCGGTATCCACCGCAATGCGTCCCGGCGACGTCACGTTCCACGAGCGCAAGCGCTGCATCGAATTCGCGTCGAACACGACGATCCGGTTGGCGTAGGTATCGGCCACGTAGAGTTCGCTGTCGGTGGCGGCCATGCCGCGAATGCCAGCGTCGTTGCCGGTCGCAACCGTCTCGAGCGGCAGAAAACTGTTCTTCGTCGCATTGGCGCTATTGCCGATGCCGCCGCTGAACGCCGCGCCGGTCGCCAGATTGGCGAGCGAGCGGCGCGTGACGCCGTACCAGGTCAGGTTGGCGGCCGGATAATCCGCGCCGACCAGGGCGTTGTTCTCGTTGCCGATCGACATTGCCGCATACAGGTACGTGTGATTCACCGCGACGGCGTCCCCACCGGCCGCGCCCCAGCCATGCGTGGAACCGGCGACAGCGATCTTGTCGCCCGCGCGGTAGGCGGCGATTTCACTGCCGCTTTCATCCCATGGCGCATTGGTGTAAACGGTGCCGTCAGCGCCGACGCTGATGGCCTGGATATCCTGCTGCATCCATTTGCCGTCGCCGAAACCAAAACTATTGCCGATCCAGGAGGTAGTGTAATTGAGTTGCGATTGCGCGGACGCATTCAGCGGAATAAGACAATGGAAGGCAACAACTGTCACGCTCAGGCGAGAGAACAATGTCACGACGGTATTTCCTTGCGAGGTGCGAAGCACGCGCGACCGCTATGTCCGGCGCGCATTCGCAGGCATGCGGATCGATGGGCAATCGCGCATACGTAAACGTTGGCGTTTTATCCTCGCATAGAAAAAGCGGAAATATATTGATAAAAAATCCGCTTTAAATGTCGAATGGTTCCAACAATTCGAAGCGCATAAGCGCGCGCACGAATACAGTGCTATTTGCTATTCACGCGATGCGATAAGCGCAGCGACGTGCGCCGGCCAGTACATGCCCCTCGTGCTCAACCGAATCGCCTTCGCGCGCTTGTTGCCGAGCGGCTCAAATTCGATTCGCACGCGCATCGGCGGCATTTATGCGGGCATGAGCCTGCTCGCCATTGGCGTGACCAGATTCTCGCCGCGCGTGCGCGCTTTGGCCGACTGGCTCGTCGAGGTAGTCGAAAGCGCAGCCGGAATGGTGAAATCGGCTGCGGCGCCCCGATCCGATTCGCCGCCGTGGCCGGTGCTCGATTCGACTCACGGCGCCGTATTGGCGCAGCTTGACTAGCCTGCCGATTTCACGCGTGTTGAACTGCTGCAGCCTGCACTGCCGCTGCTTCCGCCGCGGCGACGGCTGGCGACACGATCGCCGGCTGACCCGTCTGCCGGCGCGAGCGGCCCGAGCTCAGATAGTCCGCGATCGAATCCTGCGTGACTTCGCCGACGTAACGGCCGTCGCTATCCAGCACCGGCATCCATGACGAATTGAACTGGTACATCTTCGACAGCACGATGCGCAGATGCTCGTCCGCACTGACCGTCGCCTTGAACGCGGTCAGATGGTCGCCGCACACGCCCTGAGCCGCGCGCGCCGCGCGGCGCGTCACATAGCCGAGCGCCTGCTGCTTGTCGTCGACGATGGTCAGATAGCGGTTGTCGCTGTCGTCCATCATCTGGAACGCACGCGCGACCGGCATATCGGCGTGCGCGGTTTCCGGCTGGGTGGCGGCATCGCCGGCCTTCACCAGCAAGAGGCGCTTCAACGTGCTGTCCTGACCGACAAACGCGCCGACGAACTCGTCGCGCGGATGCGCCAGCAACGTATCCGGATGATCGTATTGCACCAGTTGACCACGGCGGAACACGGCGACGCGGTCACCGAGCTTGATCGCCTCGTCGATGTCGTGGCTCACCATGATCACCGTCTTGTTCAACTGACGCTGCATCTGGAAGAACTCGTTCTGAATCGACTCTCGGTTGATCGGGTCGACCGCGCCGAACGGCTCGTCCATCAGCAGCACCGGCGGATCGGCGGCCAACGCGCGAATCACGCCAATACGCTGCTGCTGACCACCCGACAGTTCACGCGGATAGCGCTTCAGATACTGCTTCGGATCGAGCGCGACCATCGACATCAATTCAGTGGCCCGTTCGCGGCAACGCTTCTTGTCCCAGCCGAGCAGGCGCGGCACGACCGTGATGTTCTCCTCGATCGTCATGTTCGGAAACAGGCCGATCTGCTGGATTACGTAGCCGATGTGACGGCGCAATTCGACTTCGTTCAGACCCGAGGTGTCCTCGCCGTTGATCAGCACGCGGCCCGAAGTCGGCGCGATCAGACGGTTGATCATCTTCAGCGTGGTGGTCTTGCCGCAGCCCGACGGGCCCAGAAACACGCAGATTTCGCCTTCGCCGACGGTCAGGCTCACCGAGTCGACCGCCTTCACCTGCTGGCCGTCCTTCTGCGTAAACGTCTTGGTCAGTTTGTCGAGTTCGATCATGTCTTTTGTACTCCCTTCGGGGTGAGCAAGCGTTGCAGCGCTTGCAGCAGCAGGTCGGCGACGATCGCGAGCACGCTCACGAGCACGGCGCCCACCAACAGTTTCATCATGTTGCTCTGGCCGATTGCGCGGATGATCAGCGTGCCCAGACCGCCCGCGCCGATCACCGCGGCGATCGTCATCACGCCGATGTTCATCACCACCGCCGTGCGCACGCCGCCGAGAATCACCGGCACGGAGAGCGGCAAATCGACGAGGCGCAGGCGTTGCCACACCGTCATGCCGATACCGATGCCCGCTTCCTTGATGCCGGCGTCGACGTTGCGCAGCGCGAGGTAGGTGTTGCGCATGATCGGCAGCAGCGAATAGAGGAACACGGCGGTGATCGCCGGCACCGCGCCGATGCCTTGGCCGAAGCGCGAGAACACCGGAATCATCAAGCCGAACAGCGCGATGGACGGCAAGGTCAGCACCACCGTCGCCACGCTCAGCAGCGGCGCCGCGAGCCACTCGTGCCGATTGATCAGGATACCCAAGGGTACGCCGACGGCAATCGCGCAGCCCACTGCGATTCCCACCAGCCACACGTGTTGTGCGGTGAGTTGCAGCAGTTCAGGCCAGTTGGCCAATAGATAGTCGAATACATTCATCAATAGGATCTCCGCTCAAGGCAGCTTGTGCGTGCGCAGGAATTCCGCCGCGACTTCGCGCACCGGCTTGCCGTCAATGTCGACCTGCTTGTTCATCTCCAGCATCGTGTCGTTGTTCAGCGCGTCGGACAATGCGTTCAGTTGCGGCGCGAGTTGCGGATTCTGGTCGAGCGTCGTCTTGCGCACCACGGGCGTGGCGTTGTACGCGGGGAAGTAGTGGCGATCGTCTTCGAGCGGCACGATGTTGAAGCCCTTCACGCGGCCGTCGGTCGTGTAGATCAGTCCGATTGGCACCTGGTTGTTATGCAACGCCGTGTAGACGAGGCCTGGATCCATCTGACGCGTTTCCGCGCGGCTGAACTGCATGCCGTAGGCGGCTTCGAGCGGCTTCAGCCCGTCCGGACGATTGGCGAATTCGGCATCCATGGCGAACACGTGCTTCTTTTTCGGCTCCGTCGCCATCTTCGCGGCGAGTTGCGAAATCGTGCGGATGCCGGTTTGCTGCGCCAACTGCTGCGGAAGACCGAGCGCGTACGTGTTGTTCAGCGGCGAACAATTGAGCCAAACCAAACCACGTTTCGCGTCGAGCGTTTTCACGCGCTCGTACATCGTCTTCGGATCGAGCTTTTCGGTGATCTTGTTGTAGACGATTGCGGCGGTGCCGGTGTATTCCCACGTGATATCGACCTGGCCGTTCTCCTGCGCGCTGCGCAACAGCGTGCTGCCGAGACCGGTGCGGGCGTCGATCGTGTAGCCCTTCGCGCGCAGATATTGCGACGTGATTTCGGCAAGAACGTATTGCTCGGTGAAATTTTTTCCGCCGAGCACGAGCGTCGCCGCGCCGGCCTGAAGGCTCGTAAGGAGCAATGCGCCGGCGGCAATCCAGCGGCTGCGTTTGAACAGATTCGTCATGCCGTCACCCCGCGTCGCGCGAGCAGGTAGCGGCTGCCGGCCGAGACGATGCCGTCCAGCACCAGCGCGAGAATCGCGGTGGCTGCCGCGCCGAGCAAAAGCTGCTGCTGGTTGTTCAGATAGATGCCGGGAAAGATCAGCGTGCCGAGACTGTCCGCGCCGATAAGATAAGCGAGCGGCGCGCTGCCCACGTTGATCGCGAGCGCCGTGCGCACGCCACCGATGATGATCGGCATGGCGTTAGGCAACTCCACGCGCAACAACGACTGCCAGCCCGTCATGCCGAGACCGCGCGCCGCCTCTCGCAGCGCGGGCGAGACGTTCTTCATGCCTTCATAGGCATTGCGGGTGATCGGCAGCAACGACGCGAGAAACAGTGCGACGAGCGCCGGAATATCGCCGATGCCGAAGATGCCGAGTGCGATCGCCAGCACGGCCAGCGAGGGAATCGTGTTGCCGATGTTGAAGATCTGCATGAAACGTTCGGCGTGACGCGCGAACGATGGACGGCTCAGCAATACGCCAGCGGGAATGCCGACCAGCAGCGCGAGCGCCATGGAATAGCCGACGAGCACCAGGTGTCGCTTGGTGTAGTAGACGAGATCAGGCGCGTATTGATGCAATGCGCTGGGATCGATCGCGCGGCACAGCAACGCGACGACAACACCGATAGCGACAAGACTGCCGATCAGTCTGGCAGGACGTTGAATCATGAAGATGCGCCTCCTTGTTCGAGCGACGCGCAGAAATGGCCGCGCCGCACAGGCGTCGTGACGACGCTGCGAATGGGAAGTTCGGGACGCGGCAGATACCGCGAGGTGAACCGAGTGGTGCCGGGGGTTCGTTTTTCCCGGCGCGAAGGCGATGTGGTTTCGCCTTCGGTGGCGGACCAGTCAGCAAAACTGGTGCCAGATCCATCGATGAAGTTGCACAGCAGCGCTGAGCTGCTTGTCCGACAGGGGTTTGGCGCCCCTCAGGGATACCGGTTTTTCACCGGCAACAGGGTGCGACACAAGTGCTTCCAATTTGCATCGAACCCCTTCTAACTTTGCTTATTCAGCTGCGATTTCGCGGTTAGGGTGCGTGGATTATACGGGCGTTCGACGGGTTCGTCTACCCATGTGGTTAATGTGGAGGTGGTGGAGAGGGCGCTGGGCTTTGATTTCTGCTTGATTTCGCCACTCCCGAAGAAGCTCACCTGTGGTTTCCCCGACCGCTTTTGATCTCCCGAAAACGCTCACCTCAAACGCTTGTTGGTGCGCCGGGGTCCCATCCGAATCATCGCGTTTGAGGAAGCGGCGCATCGGCAACCGGCGTCATTTCCCGCCAAACACCGCCGCCCGCCGCTCCGAAAACGCCGCCAACCCTTCGCTAAAGTCAGCACTCTCGCACGCCCGCCGACGCAGCTCCGCAATCTGCTCCATCGCCTGCACTGGCATCGGCTGCAGGTCCTCGAGTATTCGCAATTGCTCCTTCACGGCCTGAATCGCAAGCGGCGCCTTGCCGGCAATGCCGCGCGCCATGTCGAGCGCCGTTGCCTCCAGCCTGTCGCTGTCGACCAGCCGGTTGACCACACCGAACCGCTCGGCACGCGCCGCATCGAGCGGCTGTGCGGTGAAGAACATCTCCTTCAACACGTGAATCGGCACGTTGTTGAAGAAGCGCAGCAAACCGCTCGTCGTATAGGGCAAGCCGATATTCGCAGGCGTCATCGCGAAACGCGCGCTTTCGTCGGCGACGACCAGGTCGCAACTCATCACCAGATCCACCGCGCCGCCCCACGCCGAACCCGACACCATTGCGATCACCACGCCCGGATACGCGCGCACCCGGCGCAACGCCTGTTCGAGCGGCTTGCCGTAGGCGATCGGATCGCGGTCGCGCGCCAGTTCGCCGAGATCGTGGCCCGCGCTCCAGACGTCCTGTCCGACTCCGCTGCCCAATATCACGACCGGTATGCGCCGCGCAGCGAGCTCGATGAGGCGCGCGTCGAGCGCCTCTAACAGCTCAGCGCTGAGCGCATTTCTTCGCGTAGGATGACTGAACGTCAACCGGGCGATCCGTTCATCGATGATATCGACTGTCACCGTAAATGACGGTGTGTGCATCGTGCTCATTGCGTAACTCCCGCAGCGCGTTCCAAGGCATTCTCCAGCGAATGATAGCCGCCCTGTTGATGCACGGCCTTGGCCGCAAGCAACGCGTCGATCTGCGCGGCATCGAAACCCGCCTCGCGCAAGACGTCGACGGTATGTTCGCCAAGGCCCGGCGGCGCATGACGGCTCGTCTGCCGCGCGGATCCGTCCGCAGCAGCGGAACTCGACACCGGCGTCACAACCTGACGCAGCGCGCCGAGCGTCGGATGCTCGAGCGTCTCGACGAGTCGACTGTGCTGGACCTGCGGGTCGTCGAACACTTCGTCGAGCGTATTGATCGGACCGGCCGGCAGCCCGGCGCCGATAAACATCTCGGTCCACTCCCGCTTGCCTCGTGTCTTCAAACGCGCTTCCAGCACCGCCTTCAATTCATCTCGATGCGCGACGCGTGCTTCATTGGTCGCGAAGCGCGGGTCGTCAGGCAAGGCGGCCAGACCGAGCAACTGGCACAAGCGCAGCCACATGTCGGACGTGATCGGCGCGAGGTTGAGCGGGCCGTCCGCGGTCTCGAACACGCCGTACGGCGCGATCACCGAATGCGCGTTGCCGGTGCGGCGCGGCACGTCGCCAAGGCTCAGATAACGCTGACCATGCACGCTCAGCAAGCCCACCAGACTCGCGAGCAACGACGTGCTCACATGCTGGCCGCGCCCGGTTCGTTCACGTTCCAGCAGCGCGGACAGAATCGCCATGGCAAGCCACATGCCCGAACTCAGATCGCCGATAGCGGTGCCGGTGCGCGTGGGGTCGCCATCGGCGAAACCGGTCAGGCTCATCAGGCCGGAATAGCCCTGCGCGATCTGATCGAAACCCGGCCAGCCGCTCATTGGACCATCCGAGCCGAACGCGTTGATGCTGCCCATCACGAGACGCGGATTGCGCGCGCTCAGCACGTCGTAACCGAGCCCCATGCTGTCGACG belongs to Paraburkholderia sp. FT54 and includes:
- a CDS encoding ABC transporter ATP-binding protein (Members of the family are the ATP-binding subunit of ABC transporters for substrates such as betaine, L-proline or other amino acids, choline, carnitine, etc. The substrate specificity is best determined from the substrate-binding subunit, rather than this subunit, as it interacts with the permease subunit and not with substrate directly.) → MIELDKLTKTFTQKDGQQVKAVDSVSLTVGEGEICVFLGPSGCGKTTTLKMINRLIAPTSGRVLINGEDTSGLNEVELRRHIGYVIQQIGLFPNMTIEENITVVPRLLGWDKKRCRERATELMSMVALDPKQYLKRYPRELSGGQQQRIGVIRALAADPPVLLMDEPFGAVDPINRESIQNEFFQMQRQLNKTVIMVSHDIDEAIKLGDRVAVFRRGQLVQYDHPDTLLAHPRDEFVGAFVGQDSTLKRLLLVKAGDAATQPETAHADMPVARAFQMMDDSDNRYLTIVDDKQQALGYVTRRAARAAQGVCGDHLTAFKATVSADEHLRIVLSKMYQFNSSWMPVLDSDGRYVGEVTQDSIADYLSSGRSRRQTGQPAIVSPAVAAAEAAAVQAAAVQHA
- a CDS encoding ABC transporter permease — translated: MNVFDYLLANWPELLQLTAQHVWLVGIAVGCAIAVGVPLGILINRHEWLAAPLLSVATVVLTLPSIALFGLMIPVFSRFGQGIGAVPAITAVFLYSLLPIMRNTYLALRNVDAGIKEAGIGIGMTVWQRLRLVDLPLSVPVILGGVRTAVVMNIGVMTIAAVIGAGGLGTLIIRAIGQSNMMKLLVGAVLVSVLAIVADLLLQALQRLLTPKGVQKT
- a CDS encoding glycine betaine ABC transporter substrate-binding protein, with the translated sequence MTNLFKRSRWIAAGALLLTSLQAGAATLVLGGKNFTEQYVLAEITSQYLRAKGYTIDARTGLGSTLLRSAQENGQVDITWEYTGTAAIVYNKITEKLDPKTMYERVKTLDAKRGLVWLNCSPLNNTYALGLPQQLAQQTGIRTISQLAAKMATEPKKKHVFAMDAEFANRPDGLKPLEAAYGMQFSRAETRQMDPGLVYTALHNNQVPIGLIYTTDGRVKGFNIVPLEDDRHYFPAYNATPVVRKTTLDQNPQLAPQLNALSDALNNDTMLEMNKQVDIDGKPVREVAAEFLRTHKLP
- a CDS encoding ABC transporter permease, whose protein sequence is MIQRPARLIGSLVAIGVVVALLCRAIDPSALHQYAPDLVYYTKRHLVLVGYSMALALLVGIPAGVLLSRPSFARHAERFMQIFNIGNTIPSLAVLAIALGIFGIGDIPALVALFLASLLPITRNAYEGMKNVSPALREAARGLGMTGWQSLLRVELPNAMPIIIGGVRTALAINVGSAPLAYLIGADSLGTLIFPGIYLNNQQQLLLGAAATAILALVLDGIVSAGSRYLLARRGVTA
- the scpB gene encoding methylmalonyl-CoA decarboxylase; translated protein: MSTMHTPSFTVTVDIIDERIARLTFSHPTRRNALSAELLEALDARLIELAARRIPVVILGSGVGQDVWSAGHDLGELARDRDPIAYGKPLEQALRRVRAYPGVVIAMVSGSAWGGAVDLVMSCDLVVADESARFAMTPANIGLPYTTSGLLRFFNNVPIHVLKEMFFTAQPLDAARAERFGVVNRLVDSDRLEATALDMARGIAGKAPLAIQAVKEQLRILEDLQPMPVQAMEQIAELRRRACESADFSEGLAAFSERRAAVFGGK
- a CDS encoding CaiB/BaiF CoA-transferase family protein, which codes for MQALQGIKVVELSRALSGPFCSMVLADLGADVVKVEPGPGGDMSRTWGPFDRGVSTYYLSCNRNKRGVCIDFRHPEGLAAIHRLIDDADVVIENFKPGTVDSMGLGYDVLSARNPRLVMGSINAFGSDGPMSGWPGFDQIAQGYSGLMSLTGFADGDPTRTGTAIGDLSSGMWLAMAILSALLERERTGRGQHVSTSLLASLVGLLSVHGQRYLSLGDVPRRTGNAHSVIAPYGVFETADGPLNLAPITSDMWLRLCQLLGLAALPDDPRFATNEARVAHRDELKAVLEARLKTRGKREWTEMFIGAGLPAGPINTLDEVFDDPQVQHSRLVETLEHPTLGALRQVVTPVSSSAAADGSARQTSRHAPPGLGEHTVDVLREAGFDAAQIDALLAAKAVHQQGGYHSLENALERAAGVTQ